From Salinibacterium sp. ZJ450, one genomic window encodes:
- the lnt gene encoding apolipoprotein N-acyltransferase translates to MQTTRPPTPLRLWLALVIAAVAGPVLDSGFPDLGIWPLTFVGIAMVLVAVRGQSAARALLIGFVAGSSFFLIHVQWATLFLGPVPWVALSLLEGFFFALGCVAIALAYRMLPIGRHPLERLVALPIVVAGLWTAREAWASVWPYGGFAWGRVAQSQSESPLAPLFSWLGTSGVSFVMVLVVAMAVEAVYLRAARPTVRLIPVAVVLVAMLATPAFPVTVDGTLRVAAVQGNSKAGYFDERELGDNLQDHVDATLPILDENVDVIVWPEAASDLNPLTSRYAASVFDQIAEQAGVPLVGGAITDRSDGLFNTSFLWEPGVGPTDHYDKKHPVPFGEYVPDRAFFESLAPDLIGLIGREYSPGTTDGVFDLGGVIAGINICFDIFDDQLLTESVEQGAEIIFAQTNNADFGRTDESVQQLAVARIRALELGRSVVNISTVGTSAIIAPDGGAIDELEWHTADSMVAEVPLSSTSTAALQFGREIEWAVSGLGLLGLLIGAGAAWQASRPAPDRRMARTKKGQPRG, encoded by the coding sequence ATGCAAACCACTAGACCGCCCACACCCCTGCGCCTCTGGCTGGCGCTGGTGATCGCCGCCGTGGCCGGTCCCGTGCTCGACTCCGGGTTCCCCGACCTCGGGATCTGGCCGCTCACCTTCGTCGGCATCGCGATGGTGCTCGTGGCCGTCCGCGGGCAGAGCGCGGCGCGGGCTCTGCTGATCGGTTTCGTCGCCGGCAGCAGCTTCTTCCTGATCCACGTGCAATGGGCCACCCTGTTCCTCGGCCCGGTGCCGTGGGTTGCGCTGTCGCTGCTGGAGGGCTTCTTCTTCGCGCTCGGCTGTGTGGCGATTGCCCTTGCCTACCGGATGCTGCCGATCGGCCGGCATCCGCTGGAACGGCTGGTGGCGCTGCCGATCGTCGTCGCCGGGCTGTGGACCGCTCGGGAGGCCTGGGCGAGCGTCTGGCCGTACGGTGGCTTCGCCTGGGGACGGGTGGCGCAATCGCAGTCGGAAAGCCCGCTGGCGCCGCTGTTCTCCTGGCTTGGCACCTCCGGCGTCAGCTTCGTGATGGTGCTGGTGGTGGCGATGGCCGTCGAGGCGGTGTATCTGCGGGCCGCGCGCCCGACGGTGCGGCTGATCCCGGTCGCCGTGGTGCTGGTCGCGATGCTCGCGACTCCCGCGTTCCCGGTCACCGTGGATGGCACGCTGCGGGTCGCCGCCGTGCAGGGCAACTCCAAGGCCGGCTATTTCGACGAGCGTGAGCTCGGCGACAACCTGCAGGACCACGTCGACGCCACGCTGCCGATCCTCGATGAGAATGTCGACGTGATCGTCTGGCCGGAGGCCGCATCCGATCTCAACCCGCTCACCTCCCGGTACGCCGCGAGCGTGTTCGACCAGATCGCCGAGCAGGCCGGGGTGCCGCTGGTCGGCGGAGCGATCACCGACCGCAGCGACGGCCTGTTCAACACGTCGTTTCTCTGGGAGCCGGGGGTCGGCCCCACCGACCACTACGACAAGAAGCATCCGGTGCCATTCGGCGAGTACGTGCCCGACCGTGCCTTCTTTGAGTCGCTCGCCCCGGATCTGATCGGCCTGATCGGCCGCGAGTACTCGCCGGGCACCACCGACGGGGTGTTCGACCTGGGCGGGGTCATCGCCGGCATCAACATCTGCTTCGACATCTTCGACGACCAGCTGCTCACCGAGTCGGTTGAGCAGGGCGCCGAGATCATCTTCGCGCAGACCAACAACGCCGACTTCGGCCGCACCGACGAGAGCGTGCAGCAGCTGGCCGTGGCGCGGATCCGCGCGCTCGAACTCGGCCGCTCGGTGGTCAACATCTCCACCGTCGGAACGAGCGCGATCATCGCCCCGGATGGCGGGGCGATCGACGAGCTGGAGTGGCACACCGCCGACTCCATGGTCGCCGAGGTGCCGCTCAGCAGCACCTCGACGGCGGCGCTGCAATTCGGCAGGGAGATCGAGTGGGCGGTGTCCGGTCTCGGACTGCTCGGTCTGCTGATCGGCGCCGGAGCGGCCTGGCAGGCGTCACGGCCTGCGCCGGACCGGCGCATGGCGCGCACGAAAAAGGGCCAGCCGCGAGGCTGA
- a CDS encoding RNA helicase has translation MTTELSPAERYAASRTTRSAPRLEAFRAQQKFDLDPFQLAACGTLEEGRSVLVAAPTGAGKTIVAEFAVFLAMFQPAAKVFYTTPMKALSNQKFNELVAEYGASQVGLLTGDTNINSGARIVVMTTEVLRNMLYADSDLLVNLQFVIMDEVHYLADRFRGPVWEEVIIHLPQEVRMVSLSATVSNAEEFGDWLQAVRGDTDVIVSEERPVPLDQHVLVRTKMLDLFDSTPGNAAANRVNPELVQLARGGAGGSDRSGRRHPSARDRRGSWNNDRAAARMDRPDVVALLASKNLLPAIFFIFSRAGCDAAVRQVLRAGISLTERHEREQIRAIAEERCRTLLDEDLAVLGYWEWLDGLERGVAAHHAGLLPAFKEVVEELFQKKLVKAVFATETLALGINMPARTVVLEKLEKFNGEARVPITAGEYTQLTGRAGRRGIDVEGHSVIQWVTGLDPQAVASLASRRSYPLNSSFRPTYNMAVNLIAQFGRDRTREILESSFAQFQADRSVVDLARKVRELEKSLAGYEESMTCHLGDFAEYSGIRRELTDLERKGQSRAETASRVERDRRQRQLTALRKRMRQHPCHSCAEREAHARWAERWWRLKKQRDDFSSQIRGRTGAVSTVFDRVTDVLELTGYLTAVGDGDLTLSVHGRTLRRIYGERDLLVAESLRRGAWSALDPAALAAMATAIVYEPRREEGMDSDRMLPRGPFREALSRTEELWSKLDDIEVENKLPGSEPLGTGLCLAMYRWAQGATLESVLSLSDMAAGDFVRWSKQTIDLLDQLSVVADGPVGRTARQALDAVRRGIVAYSSVS, from the coding sequence ATGACCACCGAGCTGTCGCCGGCGGAACGGTATGCGGCATCCCGCACGACCCGGTCCGCCCCGCGACTCGAGGCGTTCCGGGCGCAGCAGAAGTTCGACCTGGACCCGTTCCAGCTGGCTGCGTGCGGCACGCTGGAGGAGGGCCGCAGCGTGCTGGTGGCCGCCCCGACCGGCGCGGGCAAGACCATCGTGGCCGAGTTCGCGGTGTTCCTGGCGATGTTTCAACCGGCCGCGAAGGTGTTCTACACGACGCCGATGAAGGCGCTCAGCAACCAGAAGTTCAACGAACTCGTCGCAGAGTACGGCGCCAGCCAGGTCGGCCTGCTCACCGGCGACACCAACATCAACAGCGGCGCCCGCATCGTGGTGATGACCACCGAGGTGCTGCGCAACATGCTCTATGCCGACAGCGACCTGCTGGTGAACCTGCAGTTCGTGATCATGGACGAGGTGCACTACCTTGCCGACCGGTTCCGCGGCCCGGTCTGGGAAGAGGTCATCATCCACCTTCCGCAGGAGGTTCGCATGGTGTCGCTGAGCGCCACCGTGTCGAATGCGGAGGAGTTCGGCGACTGGCTGCAGGCGGTGCGCGGCGACACCGACGTGATCGTGTCAGAGGAGCGCCCGGTGCCGCTTGACCAGCACGTGCTGGTGCGCACCAAGATGCTCGACCTGTTCGACTCCACGCCGGGCAACGCCGCCGCCAACCGGGTGAACCCGGAGCTGGTGCAGCTGGCGCGCGGGGGCGCGGGTGGCTCCGATCGGAGCGGCCGGCGGCATCCGTCTGCCCGTGACCGCCGCGGCAGCTGGAACAACGACCGCGCCGCGGCGCGGATGGACCGGCCGGATGTCGTGGCGTTGCTGGCCTCGAAGAACCTGCTGCCCGCCATCTTCTTCATCTTCAGCCGCGCCGGCTGCGACGCGGCGGTGCGTCAGGTGCTGCGCGCCGGCATCAGCCTCACCGAACGGCACGAGCGTGAGCAGATCCGCGCAATCGCCGAGGAACGCTGCCGCACCCTGCTCGATGAGGACCTCGCCGTGCTCGGCTACTGGGAGTGGCTGGACGGCCTGGAACGGGGCGTGGCGGCGCACCACGCCGGGCTGCTGCCGGCGTTCAAGGAAGTCGTCGAGGAACTGTTCCAGAAAAAGCTGGTGAAGGCCGTGTTCGCCACCGAGACACTGGCGCTCGGCATCAACATGCCGGCCCGCACGGTGGTGCTGGAGAAACTGGAGAAATTCAACGGCGAGGCCAGGGTGCCGATCACGGCGGGGGAGTACACCCAGCTCACCGGACGTGCCGGCCGCCGCGGCATCGACGTCGAGGGCCACTCGGTGATCCAGTGGGTCACCGGCCTGGACCCGCAGGCGGTCGCGTCGCTGGCCTCCCGGCGCAGCTACCCGCTCAACTCCAGCTTCCGGCCGACCTACAACATGGCTGTGAACCTGATCGCCCAGTTCGGGCGCGACCGCACCCGGGAGATCCTGGAGAGCTCGTTCGCGCAGTTCCAGGCCGACCGCTCGGTGGTGGACCTTGCCCGCAAGGTGCGCGAGCTGGAGAAGTCGCTCGCCGGGTACGAAGAGTCGATGACCTGCCACCTCGGCGACTTCGCCGAGTACTCCGGCATCCGGCGCGAACTGACCGATCTGGAACGCAAGGGGCAGTCCCGCGCCGAGACGGCCAGCCGGGTGGAACGCGACCGGCGGCAGCGGCAACTCACCGCGCTGCGCAAGCGCATGCGGCAGCATCCCTGCCACAGCTGCGCCGAACGCGAGGCACACGCCCGCTGGGCGGAGCGCTGGTGGCGGCTGAAGAAGCAGCGCGACGACTTCAGCTCGCAGATCCGCGGCCGCACCGGGGCCGTCTCCACCGTGTTCGACCGGGTCACCGACGTGCTCGAGCTCACCGGCTACCTCACCGCGGTCGGCGACGGCGACCTCACACTCAGCGTGCACGGCCGCACCCTGCGCCGCATCTACGGGGAGCGCGACCTGCTGGTCGCCGAGAGCCTGCGCCGTGGTGCCTGGTCGGCGCTTGACCCGGCCGCCCTGGCCGCGATGGCGACCGCGATCGTCTACGAACCGCGCAGGGAAGAAGGCATGGACAGCGACCGGATGCTGCCACGCGGGCCGTTCCGGGAGGCCCTCAGCCGAACCGAGGAGCTCTGGTCGAAGCTCGACGACATCGAGGTGGAGAACAAGCTCCCCGGCTCGGAACCGCTCGGCACCGGCCTCTGCCTGGCGATGTACCGCTGGGCGCAGGGCGCCACCCTGGAATCGGTGCTGTCGCTGTCCGACATGGCCGCGGGCGACTTCGTGCGCTGGAGCAAGCAGACCATCGACCTGCTCGACCAGCTCTCGGTGGTCGCCGATGGCCCGGTCGGCCGCACGGCGCGCCAAGCCCTCGACGCGGTTCGCAGAGGAATCGTCGCATACAGCAGCGTGTCCTGA
- the tatC gene encoding twin-arginine translocase subunit TatC, which produces MSLKEHLLELRKRLFIAGISIVVGTVIAFIRVGDILPFTKLGDFFIAGWVWAQLRAPVLQIAEEQGRSTEINYSYITESFDITMGIAIGVGVILSSPVWLYQIWAYFAPAMQRTEKRYTVGFLASAVPLFLAGCAVGWFILPNMVRLMTSFAPIEDTTFLQAKTYLDFTLKLILAIGVAFVLPVFLVLLNFAGVMSAIAILKGWRVAILLIAVFTALATPAADIVSMFMLMVPMILLYFTAWAIAWVHDRRASRRSAAFDAELAGA; this is translated from the coding sequence ATGTCGCTCAAAGAGCACCTCCTCGAACTGAGGAAGCGGCTCTTCATTGCCGGCATCTCCATCGTCGTGGGAACGGTGATCGCCTTCATCAGGGTGGGCGACATCCTGCCCTTCACCAAACTCGGCGACTTCTTCATTGCCGGCTGGGTGTGGGCGCAACTGCGCGCACCCGTGCTGCAGATCGCCGAGGAACAGGGCCGCAGCACCGAGATCAACTACAGCTACATCACCGAGTCGTTCGACATCACGATGGGCATCGCCATCGGCGTCGGCGTCATCCTGTCCAGCCCGGTCTGGCTGTACCAGATCTGGGCGTACTTCGCGCCGGCGATGCAGCGCACCGAGAAGCGCTACACGGTGGGCTTCCTGGCGTCGGCGGTGCCGCTGTTCCTCGCCGGTTGCGCCGTGGGCTGGTTCATCCTGCCCAACATGGTGCGCCTGATGACCAGCTTCGCGCCGATCGAGGACACCACCTTCCTGCAGGCGAAGACCTATCTCGACTTCACGCTCAAGCTGATCCTGGCCATCGGCGTCGCGTTCGTGCTGCCGGTGTTCCTGGTGCTGCTGAACTTCGCCGGTGTCATGTCGGCGATCGCCATTCTCAAGGGCTGGCGTGTGGCGATCCTGCTGATCGCGGTGTTCACCGCGCTCGCCACCCCCGCGGCCGACATCGTCAGCATGTTCATGCTGATGGTGCCGATGATCCTGCTGTACTTCACCGCCTGGGCCATCGCCTGGGTGCATGATCGGCGGGCAAGCCGGCGCAGCGCCGCGTTCGACGCGGAGTTGGCGGGCGCATGA
- the tatA gene encoding twin-arginine translocase TatA/TatE family subunit: protein MLSGLQGWEWIILLVIILLLFGAPKLPGLAKSLGQSFKILKSEAKSDKTADKTAEADEPPAASTETTPKP, encoded by the coding sequence ATGCTCTCTGGTCTCCAGGGCTGGGAATGGATCATTCTCCTAGTCATCATCCTGTTGTTGTTCGGCGCACCGAAGCTTCCTGGCTTGGCGAAGAGCCTCGGCCAGTCCTTCAAGATCCTTAAGTCTGAGGCGAAGTCCGACAAGACGGCCGACAAGACCGCCGAGGCAGACGAGCCACCGGCAGCGTCGACCGAGACGACGCCGAAGCCATAA
- a CDS encoding YafY family protein, with the protein MAERKPPFQAQDKLAFLLSLVPYLMDHDRVTVHEAAEHFGVTDQQIRDAVSLIVVSGIPGATHQYQPEDLFDIAWDDFEQHDEIVLTNMVAIDESPRFSAREAAALIAGLQYLSALPENADRAAIASLTDKLSRGASGLPSAVAVEGSDTDETLALIRQAVDSGVQLSFDYLSSRGDFERRNVDPLRVDTVDADWYLRGWDHLREAIRTFRLDRMSRPELTTTPISRRGADVTLPDTLFAGSSDDLTVTVDVAPSALALLGEYLQEGTQPVPVDGMLRVTIRVAHFHSLKRLIASLPDVATVVGPPEARRMVRDWALAGADRYGELD; encoded by the coding sequence ATGGCTGAGCGCAAACCGCCATTCCAGGCGCAGGACAAGCTGGCGTTCCTGCTGTCGCTGGTGCCGTACCTGATGGACCACGACCGGGTCACCGTGCACGAGGCCGCCGAACACTTCGGCGTCACCGACCAGCAGATCAGGGATGCGGTGAGCCTCATCGTGGTCAGCGGCATCCCCGGCGCCACCCACCAGTACCAGCCGGAAGACCTGTTCGACATCGCCTGGGACGACTTCGAGCAGCACGACGAGATCGTGCTGACCAACATGGTCGCCATCGACGAGTCACCGCGCTTCTCCGCGCGCGAGGCGGCGGCCCTGATCGCCGGCCTGCAGTACCTGTCCGCGCTGCCCGAGAACGCGGACCGGGCGGCGATCGCCTCGCTCACCGACAAGCTGTCGCGCGGCGCCTCGGGCCTGCCGAGCGCTGTCGCGGTGGAAGGCTCCGACACTGACGAGACCCTGGCGCTGATCCGGCAGGCGGTGGACAGCGGCGTGCAGTTGAGCTTCGACTACCTCAGCTCCCGCGGCGACTTCGAACGCCGCAACGTCGATCCGCTGCGCGTCGACACGGTCGACGCCGACTGGTACCTGCGCGGCTGGGACCACCTGCGCGAGGCGATCCGCACCTTCCGTCTCGACCGGATGTCGCGGCCAGAGCTCACCACCACCCCGATCAGCCGCAGGGGAGCCGACGTCACCCTGCCGGACACCCTCTTCGCGGGATCGAGCGACGACCTCACCGTCACCGTCGACGTCGCGCCATCCGCCCTCGCCCTGCTCGGCGAATACCTGCAGGAGGGCACTCAGCCGGTGCCGGTCGACGGCATGCTGCGGGTCACCATTCGAGTGGCGCACTTCCACAGCCTGAAGCGGCTGATCGCCAGCCTGCCCGACGTGGCAACGGTGGTCGGGCCGCCCGAGGCGCGACGCATGGTCAGGGACTGGGCGCTTGCGGGCGCCGACAGGTATGGCGAGTTAGACTGA
- a CDS encoding helix-turn-helix transcriptional regulator, which yields MTASQARVPVEERLFSLVLALLASDSGLTKNEILSTVQGYRQKYRAAGDNANLERQFERDKDDIRELGVPLETIEAPDDPGNNQAMRYRIPRGSYELPEDITFSAEETALLNLAAMVWREGSLSGESRRALIKLRGLGVNTTDPVLGYAPRVRVRDAAFEPLNTASEKRVVVKFDYLKPGEAEARTRSVLPLALVQHQGRWHLYAEEADTGNTRTFLLRRIVSKVVASSKTFAARPGDPSALALAGLDEVWQKNVAALEITPGTDAATRLQKRRGAEPTDSGALRLHFTDLNIFADELAGYGPEVLVLSPPELRDAVRNRLILTAVNHG from the coding sequence GTGACCGCAAGCCAGGCTCGGGTACCCGTTGAGGAACGACTGTTCTCGCTCGTTCTCGCCCTGCTCGCGAGCGACAGCGGGCTCACCAAGAACGAGATCCTGTCGACCGTGCAGGGCTACCGGCAGAAGTACCGCGCCGCCGGCGATAACGCCAACCTGGAGCGCCAGTTCGAGCGCGACAAAGACGACATCCGGGAACTCGGGGTGCCGCTCGAGACGATCGAGGCGCCGGACGACCCCGGAAACAACCAGGCGATGCGCTACCGCATCCCGCGCGGCAGCTACGAACTTCCCGAGGACATCACCTTCTCGGCAGAGGAGACCGCGCTGTTGAACCTCGCCGCCATGGTCTGGCGGGAGGGCTCCCTGTCCGGCGAGTCCCGGCGGGCGCTGATCAAGCTCCGCGGACTCGGCGTGAACACCACCGACCCGGTGCTCGGCTACGCCCCGCGGGTGCGAGTGCGCGACGCGGCATTCGAACCACTGAACACCGCGTCGGAGAAGCGCGTCGTCGTGAAGTTCGACTACCTGAAGCCGGGAGAGGCCGAGGCGCGCACCCGCAGCGTTCTGCCGCTCGCGCTCGTGCAGCACCAGGGGCGCTGGCACCTCTACGCCGAGGAGGCCGACACCGGCAACACCCGCACCTTCCTGCTGCGCCGCATCGTGAGCAAGGTGGTCGCCAGCTCGAAGACCTTCGCCGCGCGCCCCGGCGACCCGTCAGCGCTGGCGCTGGCAGGCCTCGATGAGGTGTGGCAGAAAAACGTCGCAGCGCTGGAGATCACCCCGGGTACGGATGCCGCCACCCGGCTGCAGAAACGACGCGGCGCCGAACCCACCGACAGCGGGGCGCTACGCCTGCACTTCACCGACCTGAACATCTTCGCCGACGAACTGGCCGGCTACGGCCCGGAAGTGCTCGTGCTCTCCCCGCCGGAACTTCGCGACGCGGTGCGCAACCGCCTGATCCTCACGGCGGTGAACCATGGCTGA
- a CDS encoding FKBP-type peptidyl-prolyl cis-trans isomerase, translating into MRKTPALVVAAALLTTMTACTTAAADCGSPFPSGTASELVDVSGSVGSEPRVSFPTPLVTDGTEVTEDVAGDGETVQHGQIVDLQLSLFLGETGTQLTASSYDEAEGIRRTVGDPADVFGSVVECASVGSRVVTATTVADVYGADTLDPRLGLENEDTLVAVIDVQDAYLGRANGADQLAQPGIPAVVTSPEGVPGLTIPSNEPPTDLEVATLKKGTGPKVQDGDRVILHYTGVIWETKQVFQSTWPTKAPVTVVAAPIEQEPQAGLPQGWSDALIGQTVGSQVIAVIPPEFGFPQGAAPATIPPGSTMVIVFDVLGIE; encoded by the coding sequence GTGCGCAAGACTCCCGCGCTCGTCGTCGCCGCCGCCCTGCTGACGACCATGACGGCCTGCACGACCGCGGCCGCTGACTGCGGTTCGCCGTTCCCGTCTGGCACCGCGTCGGAGCTCGTAGACGTCAGCGGGTCGGTGGGCAGCGAGCCTCGCGTCTCGTTCCCGACGCCGCTCGTCACCGACGGCACCGAGGTCACCGAGGACGTGGCGGGCGACGGCGAGACGGTGCAGCACGGGCAGATCGTCGACCTGCAGCTGAGCCTGTTCCTCGGCGAGACCGGCACCCAGCTCACCGCGTCCAGCTACGACGAAGCCGAGGGAATCCGCCGCACCGTCGGCGACCCCGCCGACGTCTTCGGCTCCGTGGTGGAGTGCGCCTCAGTCGGGTCCCGGGTCGTGACGGCCACCACCGTCGCCGACGTCTACGGCGCCGACACCCTCGACCCGCGGTTGGGCCTCGAGAACGAAGACACCCTGGTGGCAGTCATCGACGTGCAGGACGCCTACCTCGGCCGCGCCAACGGCGCCGACCAGCTGGCCCAGCCCGGCATTCCCGCCGTGGTCACCTCGCCAGAGGGAGTTCCCGGGCTCACCATCCCGTCGAACGAACCGCCGACCGACCTCGAGGTTGCCACGCTCAAGAAGGGCACCGGGCCGAAGGTACAAGACGGCGACCGCGTCATCCTGCACTACACCGGCGTCATCTGGGAGACCAAGCAGGTGTTCCAGTCGACCTGGCCGACCAAGGCCCCGGTGACCGTCGTCGCCGCGCCGATCGAGCAGGAACCGCAGGCCGGGCTGCCGCAGGGCTGGTCCGACGCGCTGATCGGCCAGACCGTGGGCTCCCAGGTGATCGCCGTTATCCCGCCGGAGTTCGGCTTCCCCCAGGGCGCCGCGCCGGCCACGATTCCGCCGGGCTCCACCATGGTGATCGTCTTCGACGTTCTCGGAATCGAATAG
- a CDS encoding tRNA (adenine-N1)-methyltransferase, with translation MTDALRRQNGPFREGDRVQLTGPKGKLNTITLETGKVFHTHRGMVSHDRLIGAPDGSVIEATNGDQYLALRPLLNDFVMSMPRGAAIIYPKDAAQIVAFADMFPGATVVEAGVGSGALSLWLLRAIGPQGRLHSFERREEFADVARGNVASFLGSDPANWSVTVGDLAEALPAEVEPGTVDRVVLDMLAPWECLPAVADALAPGGLVVCYVATVTQLSRVAEAIRGTELFTNPDPFETLVRGWHVEGLAVRPDHRMVGHTGFLVTARRLAPGAVLPELKRRPSKSDYSEEDVEAWTPGALGERSASAKKLRKVAREAQSTAASAAAARAEENSDNK, from the coding sequence ATGACCGACGCCCTTCGCCGCCAAAACGGCCCATTTCGCGAGGGTGACCGCGTTCAGCTCACCGGCCCCAAGGGCAAGCTCAACACCATCACCCTCGAGACCGGGAAGGTGTTCCACACCCACCGCGGCATGGTGTCGCACGATCGCCTGATCGGCGCCCCGGACGGCTCGGTCATCGAGGCCACCAACGGCGACCAGTATCTGGCGTTGCGGCCGCTGCTGAACGACTTCGTCATGTCCATGCCGCGCGGCGCCGCCATCATCTACCCGAAGGATGCCGCTCAGATCGTGGCGTTCGCCGACATGTTCCCCGGCGCCACCGTGGTCGAGGCCGGCGTCGGCTCCGGGGCGCTCTCGCTCTGGCTGCTGCGCGCCATCGGGCCGCAGGGTCGGCTGCACTCCTTCGAACGCCGGGAGGAGTTCGCCGACGTCGCCCGCGGCAACGTGGCGAGCTTCCTCGGCTCCGACCCGGCCAACTGGAGCGTCACCGTGGGCGACCTCGCCGAGGCGCTGCCTGCCGAGGTCGAACCGGGCACCGTCGACCGCGTCGTGCTCGACATGCTCGCCCCGTGGGAGTGTCTGCCCGCCGTCGCCGATGCGCTCGCGCCGGGCGGACTCGTGGTCTGCTACGTGGCGACCGTCACCCAGCTGTCCCGGGTTGCGGAGGCGATCCGCGGCACCGAGCTGTTCACCAACCCCGACCCGTTCGAGACCCTGGTGCGCGGCTGGCACGTGGAAGGACTCGCGGTGCGCCCCGATCACCGGATGGTCGGCCACACCGGCTTCCTGGTCACCGCCCGTCGGCTCGCGCCAGGCGCGGTACTGCCCGAGCTGAAGCGCCGCCCGTCAAAGTCCGATTACAGCGAAGAGGACGTCGAGGCCTGGACTCCCGGAGCGCTCGGCGAACGCAGTGCCAGCGCAAAGAAGCTGCGCAAGGTGGCCAGAGAGGCGCAATCCACGGCGGCCAGTGCCGCCGCGGCGCGCGCCGAAGAGAATAGTGACAACAAGTAG